One region of Pseudomonadota bacterium genomic DNA includes:
- a CDS encoding class I SAM-dependent methyltransferase → GPGRVARELQGKGCTVVGLDLREPDPANMTRFIRWDLNADTIPEEVFEYEYILLLDIIEHLENPERFVDMLRRGAKTSRPTVILTTANVTFLVPRLMFLAGQFNYGKRGILDMTHTRLFTFYTMKDLLEQSGYEIVETRGIPAPFPKALGDGSVARALLRVNEALIRASRPVFSYQMYFAARPLPTVDNLLDVSIGHSEREPEAGSR, encoded by the coding sequence GGCCCGGGGCGCGTGGCGCGGGAGCTCCAGGGCAAGGGGTGCACGGTCGTCGGGCTCGACCTGCGGGAGCCCGACCCCGCGAACATGACCAGGTTCATCCGCTGGGATCTGAACGCCGACACGATCCCGGAGGAGGTGTTCGAGTACGAGTACATCCTGCTGCTCGACATCATCGAGCACCTCGAGAACCCGGAGCGGTTCGTCGACATGCTGCGGCGGGGCGCCAAGACCTCGCGCCCCACCGTGATCCTGACGACCGCGAACGTCACGTTCCTGGTGCCGCGCCTCATGTTCCTCGCCGGCCAGTTCAACTACGGGAAGCGCGGCATCCTCGACATGACCCACACGCGGCTGTTCACTTTCTACACCATGAAGGATCTCCTCGAGCAGTCGGGGTACGAGATCGTGGAAACGCGCGGCATCCCGGCCCCGTTCCCGAAGGCGCTCGGCGACGGGAGCGTCGCGCGCGCGCTGCTGCGCGTCAACGAGGCGCTCATCCGCGCGAGCAGGCCGGTGTTCTCCTACCAGATGTACTTCGCGGCGCGGCCGCTGCCGACCGTGGACAACCTGCTCGACGTCTCCATCGGCCACTCGGAGCGGGAGCCGGAGGCGGGGAGCCGATGA
- a CDS encoding DUF4013 domain-containing protein: MNIERSFSFAFKSPGGVGKLLLGGVFSLLFFTVFFAFVVMGYLMRVLCEALEGRDGKLPDWKDLGRLFNEGMMPMLVALGWASPLIALFVTVQVLAACLGLNLWILVAYLLLEIMLSVMFSMILPLALMRLAIKRSLKAAFDVGQIMEFVRANKGTFFTAWGLSLAAGALSSVGFVALGVGLFFTSFMANVITMHLFAQAYRASQPFTDDKDGALRSSIAIPPPLHGGKTGA; the protein is encoded by the coding sequence ATGAACATCGAGCGTTCGTTCTCCTTTGCGTTCAAGTCGCCGGGCGGCGTCGGCAAGCTGCTCCTCGGGGGCGTCTTCTCTCTGCTCTTCTTCACCGTCTTCTTCGCGTTCGTCGTGATGGGCTACCTCATGCGCGTCCTCTGCGAGGCGCTCGAGGGGCGCGACGGCAAGCTCCCCGACTGGAAGGATCTCGGCCGCCTCTTCAACGAGGGGATGATGCCGATGCTCGTCGCGCTCGGCTGGGCGTCGCCGCTCATCGCGCTGTTCGTCACGGTGCAGGTGCTCGCGGCCTGCCTGGGGTTGAACCTCTGGATCCTCGTCGCCTACCTGTTGCTGGAGATCATGCTCAGCGTCATGTTCTCCATGATCCTGCCGCTCGCGCTCATGCGGCTCGCCATCAAGCGGTCGCTCAAGGCGGCGTTCGACGTCGGGCAGATCATGGAGTTCGTCCGCGCCAACAAGGGCACGTTCTTCACCGCGTGGGGGCTGTCGCTGGCCGCCGGCGCGCTCTCCTCGGTGGGGTTCGTCGCGCTCGGAGTCGGGCTGTTCTTCACGTCGTTCATGGCGAACGTGATCACGATGCACCTGTTCGCTCAGGCGTACCGCGCGTCGCAGCCGTTCACGGACGACAAGGACGGCGCGCTCCGGTCGTCCATCGCCATCCCCCCGCCGTTGCATGGCGGCAAGACGGGCGCTTGA
- a CDS encoding GGDEF domain-containing protein: MTVLEYTIHGIRRGFRVTWSFVFAGAFAAAIVAGLFSDVATSGARKAAAICMFGVWAAAFGVNVHRRLAGSGRTAATSWRADLELGLLLVVATHALVQISGGLTSPAYPLIFILVAFLVVYTPQWVGFTLVTATIGLELGFVALAGANASLPAAVIHALFIVLFSLLNLVFTRREVSRTRRQAAENLARDRIAVADDARAFRLTVATSEARPASARGEEQERLARCTVGEVRRSMYHHVDLLKRTMGLNTCVLLWLDGCGETLRIFECVSDVTEHIATRKIDRKEGVVGAIIQSRTPLALKGAKPGGASLPYYESPVATTDFLGVPVIEHGAVRGVLCADRVDGRSFGTVDQENLVGAVESILQIVSNERIFAQLERAKTEQTKLLSASELLTKALTLDDVVEAALDASGRLAPFDLAAVALATDRGRLVVRAVRGETVEPLVGVEVADTTGLAGSVLKNRHYLPYRGEFDPSQQIIFTKKAQKAFARMRSALVLPLTAGDEALGALVLATEAPSAYPDDVRTMLQVMINQLGTALQNARMVRRLEELATTDGLTGLPNHRVFQEELDRQLAHSLRFSTETSLILCDVDKFKAVNDTYGHPVGDVVLKGLGETLRRNVVRDTDLPARYGGEEFIVICSGTGTEGAQKLAERIRRDLEGQAFRSEKGEFRCTISMGIATYPAHARSKEELIGRADIALYAAKEGGRNQVRVWQKEMRQKGGA; this comes from the coding sequence GTGACCGTTCTCGAATACACGATCCACGGCATCCGGCGGGGTTTCCGCGTCACGTGGAGCTTCGTCTTCGCCGGCGCCTTCGCCGCGGCGATCGTCGCAGGCCTGTTCTCGGACGTCGCCACGAGCGGCGCGCGCAAGGCCGCCGCGATCTGCATGTTCGGCGTCTGGGCCGCGGCGTTCGGCGTCAACGTGCACAGAAGGCTCGCGGGCAGCGGGAGGACCGCGGCGACGAGCTGGCGCGCCGACCTCGAGCTCGGCCTCCTGCTCGTCGTGGCGACCCACGCCCTCGTCCAGATCTCCGGCGGGCTCACCTCGCCGGCGTACCCGCTGATCTTCATCCTCGTGGCGTTCCTCGTCGTCTACACGCCGCAGTGGGTCGGGTTCACCCTCGTCACCGCGACGATTGGTCTCGAGCTCGGCTTCGTCGCGCTCGCCGGCGCGAACGCCTCTCTCCCCGCCGCGGTGATCCACGCTCTGTTCATCGTCCTGTTCTCCCTCCTGAACCTCGTCTTCACGCGCCGCGAGGTGTCCCGCACGCGGCGTCAGGCGGCGGAGAACCTCGCGCGCGACAGGATCGCGGTCGCCGACGACGCCCGCGCCTTCCGCCTGACCGTCGCCACGAGCGAGGCGCGGCCGGCCTCGGCCCGAGGCGAGGAGCAGGAGCGGCTCGCCCGGTGCACCGTGGGCGAGGTGCGGCGGTCGATGTACCACCACGTGGATCTCCTGAAGCGGACGATGGGGCTCAACACGTGCGTGCTCCTCTGGCTGGACGGCTGCGGGGAGACGCTGCGGATCTTCGAGTGCGTCTCCGACGTCACCGAGCACATCGCCACGCGGAAGATCGACCGCAAAGAGGGCGTCGTGGGCGCGATCATCCAGAGCCGCACGCCCCTCGCGCTCAAGGGCGCGAAGCCGGGCGGCGCGAGCCTACCGTACTACGAATCCCCGGTCGCGACGACCGATTTCCTCGGCGTCCCGGTCATCGAGCACGGCGCCGTCCGCGGCGTGCTGTGCGCGGATCGCGTCGACGGCCGCTCGTTCGGCACCGTGGATCAGGAGAACCTCGTGGGCGCGGTGGAGAGCATCCTGCAGATCGTCTCGAACGAGCGGATCTTCGCCCAGCTCGAGCGCGCGAAGACGGAGCAGACGAAGCTGCTCTCCGCCTCTGAGCTGCTGACGAAGGCGCTGACCCTCGACGACGTCGTCGAGGCGGCGCTCGACGCCTCGGGCCGGCTCGCGCCGTTCGACCTGGCCGCGGTTGCACTCGCGACGGACCGCGGGCGCCTCGTCGTCCGCGCGGTCCGCGGTGAGACCGTCGAGCCGCTCGTGGGGGTCGAGGTCGCAGACACCACCGGCCTCGCGGGGTCCGTGCTCAAGAACCGCCACTACCTGCCCTACCGCGGCGAGTTCGATCCCAGCCAGCAGATCATCTTCACGAAGAAGGCGCAGAAGGCGTTCGCCCGCATGCGATCGGCGCTCGTGCTCCCGCTCACGGCCGGCGACGAGGCGCTCGGCGCCCTGGTGCTCGCGACCGAGGCTCCGAGCGCCTACCCCGACGACGTGCGCACCATGCTGCAGGTCATGATCAACCAACTCGGGACGGCGCTGCAGAACGCGCGCATGGTCCGCAGGCTCGAGGAGCTCGCGACGACCGACGGGCTCACGGGCCTGCCGAACCACCGCGTGTTCCAGGAGGAGCTCGATCGGCAGCTCGCCCACAGCCTCCGGTTCTCCACCGAGACCTCGCTCATCCTGTGCGACGTGGACAAGTTCAAGGCCGTCAACGACACCTACGGCCACCCCGTAGGCGACGTCGTGCTCAAGGGGCTCGGCGAGACGCTCCGCCGCAACGTCGTGCGCGACACGGATCTCCCCGCGCGGTACGGCGGCGAGGAGTTCATCGTCATCTGCTCGGGCACCGGCACCGAGGGCGCGCAGAAGCTCGCGGAGCGGATCCGGCGCGATCTCGAGGGCCAAGCGTTCCGCTCCGAGAAGGGCGAGTTCAGGTGCACGATCTCCATGGGCATCGCCACCTATCCGGCGCACGCCCGCTCCAAGGAGGAGCTGATCGGGCGCGCGGACATCGCGCTGTACGCGGCGAAGGAGGGCGGCCGCAACCAGGTCCGCGTCTGGCAGAAGGAGATGCGCCAGAAGGGCGGCGCCTGA
- the thiS gene encoding sulfur carrier protein ThiS — translation MITVNGRETPWTDGTTVASLLKDAGFVFPLLIVRVNGALVDREDYASRAVADDDTVEVVHLMSGG, via the coding sequence ATGATCACCGTGAACGGGAGAGAGACGCCCTGGACCGACGGCACGACCGTCGCGTCGCTGCTCAAGGACGCCGGCTTCGTCTTCCCGCTGCTGATAGTCCGCGTGAACGGCGCGCTCGTCGATCGCGAGGACTACGCGTCCCGCGCCGTCGCCGACGACGACACGGTCGAGGTCGTGCACCTGATGAGCGGCGGCTGA
- a CDS encoding response regulator — translation MAEYTCLVVEDSPMMRQLIVFALARLKNLRVVEADDGVDGLKKLASGRFDIVITDINMPIMDGLKLVKRIRSDAIHRDVPIVIITTEGAEEDRQRALQLGANVYITKPIQAPQVISKVKELLKIP, via the coding sequence ATGGCGGAATACACGTGCCTCGTCGTTGAAGACTCGCCGATGATGCGGCAGCTCATCGTGTTCGCGCTGGCGCGCCTCAAGAACCTCCGGGTGGTCGAGGCGGACGACGGCGTGGACGGCCTGAAGAAGCTCGCCTCCGGTCGCTTCGATATCGTCATCACCGATATCAACATGCCGATCATGGACGGGCTGAAGCTCGTGAAGCGGATCCGCTCGGACGCCATCCACCGCGACGTGCCGATCGTGATCATCACGACGGAGGGCGCGGAGGAGGACCGGCAGCGGGCCCTCCAGCTCGGCGCCAACGTCTACATCACGAAGCCGATCCAGGCTCCGCAGGTGATCTCGAAGGTCAAGGAGCTCCTGAAGATCCCGTAG
- a CDS encoding GAF domain-containing protein: MADKADAASGESYASRSLTVQREEFLETFFKQGAEFTNELLKEVHELQGQLRTLRDDNAVLRLQLASDDAIRDLLVKIEALEKEKHALATRIENTKQENSDYHAKFHEVELELDTMANLYVASFQLHIALTPGDVFSIMEQILMQFVGVARFAVLLRRGGSAGEIILEPVHLFHCDELAGHVVRGSDGIIGEAVSTAVQYLGNPSERREKGVPLACVPLVFGQTVIGVIAVYDFLEQKTSFVKMDIELFRLLGSHAAAAIAGAGLLAKVQDVFVGLDQYRRV; this comes from the coding sequence ATGGCGGACAAAGCGGACGCAGCATCGGGCGAATCCTACGCATCGCGCAGCCTGACCGTGCAGCGCGAGGAGTTCCTCGAAACCTTCTTCAAGCAGGGCGCCGAGTTCACGAACGAGCTGCTCAAGGAGGTCCACGAGCTGCAGGGGCAGCTCAGGACGCTCCGGGACGACAACGCGGTGCTCAGGCTGCAGCTCGCCTCGGACGACGCCATCCGCGACCTGCTCGTCAAGATCGAGGCGCTCGAGAAGGAGAAGCACGCCCTCGCGACGCGCATCGAGAACACCAAACAGGAGAACTCCGACTACCACGCCAAGTTCCACGAGGTGGAGCTCGAGCTGGACACGATGGCCAACCTCTACGTCGCCTCGTTCCAGCTCCATATCGCGCTCACGCCGGGTGACGTGTTCAGCATCATGGAGCAGATCCTGATGCAGTTCGTCGGCGTCGCCCGGTTCGCGGTGCTCCTGCGGCGCGGCGGGAGCGCCGGCGAGATCATCCTGGAGCCGGTGCACCTCTTCCACTGCGACGAGCTCGCCGGCCACGTCGTGAGAGGCTCCGACGGGATCATCGGGGAGGCCGTCTCGACGGCGGTGCAGTACCTCGGCAACCCGTCCGAGCGCCGAGAGAAGGGCGTCCCGCTCGCGTGCGTCCCGCTCGTCTTCGGGCAGACCGTGATAGGCGTCATCGCCGTGTACGACTTCCTCGAGCAGAAGACCTCGTTCGTGAAAATGGATATCGAGCTGTTCAGGCTCCTCGGCTCGCACGCCGCCGCCGCGATCGCCGGCGCGGGGTTGCTCGCCAAGGTACAGGACGTTTTCGTCGGGCTCGACCAGTATCGGCGCGTCTGA
- a CDS encoding CoA pyrophosphatase: MQTGAETCCRGGMGDGFDRLKERARRALSGVRRELDRPGLVRAAVLVPFVRRDGEPFLVLTRRTMRVATHKGQISFPGGAAEPGDADFRATALREAEEEIGLEPGLVEIVGALSDGITTSGFVVTPVVGFLADGAAFAPHEFEVAEVLELPFARFLDPAVHRLETFEHEGELVTSHTYEVDDRRVWGATGRIVASLLRALGEGDAS, from the coding sequence ATGCAAACCGGCGCCGAAACGTGCTGTCGTGGCGGCATGGGCGACGGGTTCGACAGGCTCAAGGAGCGGGCGAGGCGGGCGCTCTCGGGCGTGCGGCGGGAGCTCGATCGCCCGGGGCTCGTGCGGGCCGCGGTGCTCGTCCCGTTCGTCCGGCGCGACGGCGAGCCGTTCCTCGTGCTGACGCGGCGCACCATGCGCGTCGCGACGCACAAGGGGCAGATCTCGTTCCCGGGCGGCGCGGCCGAGCCCGGGGACGCCGACTTCCGGGCCACGGCGCTCCGGGAGGCCGAGGAGGAGATCGGGCTCGAGCCGGGTCTCGTCGAGATCGTAGGCGCCCTGTCGGACGGGATCACGACCTCCGGCTTCGTCGTCACGCCGGTCGTCGGGTTCCTCGCGGACGGCGCCGCGTTCGCGCCCCACGAGTTCGAGGTCGCCGAGGTGCTCGAGCTCCCGTTCGCGCGGTTCCTCGACCCGGCGGTGCATCGCCTCGAGACCTTCGAGCACGAGGGCGAGCTCGTGACGAGCCACACCTACGAGGTCGACGACCGCCGCGTCTGGGGCGCGACCGGCCGGATCGTCGCGTCGCTGCTTCGCGCGCTCGGCGAGGGCGACGCAAGTTGA
- a CDS encoding ChaN family lipoprotein, with protein MAFDDEPSKPSREARRAIAEVIDLQRRVFERQRRIIESNEAHQTPGFTRYRNEYRRAVSGYLAESGFGAMCDAVAGARVAFVADYHTHRLAQKTLVTLVRAVQQQAQSIVIATEFVHRRHQAALERYLEGRINEATFLKRIRYREQWPYDIWPNFKPLFDLAAEQGFPMIAIDADYQLPLPERDRLAAASVAKAARGHPDAAIIVSAGQMHVAPSHLPAKVDLAFIREGLPSPERVIVYQNAEEIYWQLAAEGREEVEVVQVAPGEYCVNNTPPLVQQLSYLHWIRFDEELIEYTQLESTVQSLIADLAAYLDLEISDAAKRVRVLKPGDLELLDALEEGGLDGRERREILRRIEAEESLCIPSLEIVYLATLSVNHAAEEAAHYLKHVVSGASIPGDPRDLFYFVVLNEACAFFASKVVNPKRKADHTGRLRAIVAQARKRRAFSDDEAAAEVALEHLAWERAPKRGRRFSAGARLKRAAVFNGAAHLLGYALGDLLYYGLTEGTVPKAAIRDLFEAKLDGDGEALGAYLALSEKVRDVRLPRRI; from the coding sequence TTGGCGTTCGATGATGAACCCTCGAAGCCGTCGCGCGAGGCCCGCCGGGCCATCGCGGAGGTGATCGATCTCCAGCGCCGGGTCTTCGAGCGCCAGAGGCGGATCATCGAGTCCAACGAGGCGCACCAGACGCCGGGCTTCACGCGGTACAGGAACGAGTACCGGCGCGCCGTATCGGGCTACCTCGCGGAGTCCGGCTTCGGCGCCATGTGCGACGCGGTGGCGGGAGCGCGGGTGGCGTTCGTCGCCGACTACCACACGCACAGGCTCGCGCAGAAGACGCTCGTCACTCTCGTGCGCGCAGTGCAGCAGCAGGCCCAGAGCATCGTCATCGCCACGGAGTTCGTGCACCGCCGCCACCAGGCGGCTCTAGAAAGGTACCTCGAGGGGCGGATCAACGAGGCGACGTTCCTCAAGCGAATCCGGTACCGCGAGCAGTGGCCGTACGACATCTGGCCGAACTTCAAGCCGCTGTTCGACCTCGCCGCCGAGCAGGGGTTCCCGATGATCGCGATCGACGCCGACTACCAGCTGCCGCTGCCGGAGCGGGACAGGCTCGCGGCCGCGAGCGTCGCGAAGGCCGCGCGCGGGCACCCGGACGCGGCGATCATCGTGTCGGCCGGACAGATGCACGTTGCGCCGTCGCACCTCCCCGCAAAGGTCGATCTCGCGTTCATCCGTGAGGGGCTCCCGTCGCCGGAGAGGGTCATCGTCTACCAGAACGCCGAGGAGATCTACTGGCAGCTCGCCGCCGAAGGGCGCGAGGAGGTCGAGGTCGTGCAGGTCGCGCCCGGGGAGTACTGCGTCAACAACACGCCCCCGCTCGTGCAGCAGCTCTCGTACCTGCACTGGATCCGCTTCGACGAGGAGCTGATCGAGTACACACAGCTCGAGTCGACGGTGCAGTCGCTGATCGCGGATTTGGCCGCGTACCTCGACCTCGAGATCTCCGACGCGGCGAAGCGGGTGCGCGTGCTGAAGCCCGGGGACCTCGAGCTGCTCGACGCGCTCGAGGAGGGCGGGCTCGACGGGCGCGAGCGGCGCGAGATCCTGCGCCGGATCGAGGCCGAGGAGAGCCTGTGCATTCCGTCGCTCGAGATCGTCTACCTCGCCACGCTGTCGGTGAACCACGCCGCCGAGGAGGCCGCTCACTACCTGAAGCACGTCGTCTCGGGCGCGAGCATCCCGGGCGATCCGCGCGACCTGTTCTACTTCGTGGTGCTCAACGAGGCGTGCGCGTTCTTCGCGTCCAAGGTGGTCAACCCGAAGCGGAAGGCCGATCACACGGGAAGGCTCCGGGCGATCGTGGCGCAGGCGCGCAAGCGGCGCGCCTTTTCGGACGACGAGGCCGCGGCCGAGGTGGCGCTCGAGCACTTAGCCTGGGAGCGCGCGCCGAAGCGCGGCCGCCGCTTCTCCGCCGGCGCCAGGCTCAAGCGCGCCGCGGTGTTCAACGGGGCCGCGCACCTGCTCGGGTACGCCCTCGGCGATCTCCTGTACTACGGGCTCACGGAGGGCACGGTGCCGAAGGCGGCGATCCGCGACCTGTTCGAGGCGAAGCTCGACGGCGACGGCGAGGCGCTCGGCGCCTACCTCGCGCTGTCCGAGAAGGTCCGGGACGTGCGGCTGCCGAGGAGGATCTGA
- a CDS encoding M20/M25/M40 family metallo-hydrolase has protein sequence MRLELRASLLILAAVVVACVDGGAGPGDPDGGADAAADGGADTETEASCGTASPAALAACVDGARYEADLVAIAIERPQWSIGWEEVQAACLARLEELGFDVALEEYGSGVNVVGRLQGAIEPEVEIVVSAHYDHVEGCPGADDNASGVAGALEAARVLAEAQFGKTLVVACWDEEEEGKVGSEAFVAAAVAAGTQIDVAVVFEMVGYTNEEPGSQELPGGFELAFPAQIAEVAENDYRGDFLAIVAGEDAHAAVAAVEHHTELAGVSAIALEFPLEWLSSDMIADFRRSDHDAFWQAGIPALMLTDTANYRYAAYHCMDGDDVPENLDTGFAAAIIRGAVAAAAEALGVQ, from the coding sequence ATGAGGCTCGAGCTCCGCGCGTCGCTGTTGATCCTGGCCGCCGTCGTCGTCGCTTGCGTGGACGGGGGCGCGGGGCCGGGCGATCCGGACGGGGGTGCGGACGCGGCGGCCGACGGCGGCGCGGATACGGAGACCGAGGCGTCGTGCGGCACGGCCAGCCCGGCGGCGCTCGCTGCCTGCGTGGACGGCGCGCGTTACGAAGCCGATCTCGTCGCTATCGCGATCGAGCGCCCGCAGTGGAGCATCGGTTGGGAAGAGGTGCAGGCGGCGTGCCTCGCGAGGCTCGAGGAGCTCGGCTTTGACGTCGCCCTCGAGGAGTACGGCAGCGGCGTCAACGTCGTCGGTCGCCTCCAGGGCGCGATCGAGCCGGAGGTCGAGATCGTCGTCTCCGCGCACTATGACCACGTCGAGGGCTGCCCGGGCGCGGATGACAACGCGAGCGGCGTCGCCGGCGCGCTCGAGGCGGCGCGCGTCCTCGCCGAGGCGCAGTTCGGGAAGACGCTCGTCGTGGCCTGCTGGGACGAGGAGGAGGAGGGCAAGGTCGGCTCCGAGGCGTTCGTCGCCGCCGCGGTCGCCGCCGGGACGCAGATCGACGTCGCCGTGGTGTTCGAGATGGTCGGCTACACGAACGAGGAGCCGGGATCTCAGGAGCTCCCGGGAGGGTTCGAGCTCGCCTTCCCCGCGCAGATCGCCGAGGTCGCGGAGAACGACTACCGGGGCGACTTCCTCGCGATCGTCGCGGGGGAGGACGCGCACGCGGCGGTCGCCGCGGTCGAGCACCACACGGAGTTGGCCGGCGTCTCGGCGATCGCCCTCGAGTTTCCCTTGGAGTGGCTGTCGTCGGACATGATCGCCGATTTCAGGCGCTCCGATCACGACGCTTTCTGGCAGGCCGGGATCCCGGCGCTCATGCTCACGGACACCGCGAACTACAGGTACGCGGCGTACCACTGCATGGACGGGGACGACGTGCCCGAGAATCTCGATACGGGTTTCGCAGCCGCGATCATCCGCGGCGCGGTGGCCGCCGCGGCCGAGGCGCTCGGGGTGCAGTGA
- the glmS gene encoding glutamine--fructose-6-phosphate transaminase (isomerizing), with translation MCGIVCYVGSKSCSGLILEGLTKLEYRGYDSAGVAIHDGSKVAVVRAEGKLGRLATALAGHPLAGATGMGHTRWATHGRPSETNAHPHLVDGVAVIHNGILENHLVLRRELEEAGAKFASETDTEILAHLISRALARKADLMGAVREALGKVRGSYALAVIWDKEPKRIVVAKNASPLVIGVGDGEMFAASDVPAILSHTNRMIFLEEGEIAELTCDGAKIETLAGAPVNRPFKTINWTPVQAEKGGFKHFMLKEIHEQPRAIEDTLRGRVSVEGSGVATELMGLDDPSARRIRRVVLVACGTSYHAALVGKYWIESLAQVPSEVELASEYRARGPLVDPNDLIVAVSQSGETLDTLEAVRVARGGGARILAISNVLDSAIPRASDGALYTHAGPEIGVASTKCFSAQLAALFMLAVHLGRRRGTLEKPRAREMLEGLIKVPALIREITDASGAVAEIAQVHASARDFLFLGRGLSYPIALEGALKLKEISYVHAEGYAAGEMKHGPIALIDERMPVVVVMPSDGSLERIAGNVQEVLARGGKVIAIATRGERMIDRLDVARIDVPPCPVELTPLLTVVPLQLLAYHLADLKGSDIDQPRNLAKTVTVE, from the coding sequence ATGTGCGGAATCGTCTGTTACGTCGGGAGCAAGTCGTGCAGCGGGCTCATCCTCGAGGGGCTCACGAAGCTCGAGTACCGGGGGTACGACTCGGCGGGCGTCGCGATCCACGACGGCTCGAAGGTCGCGGTCGTGCGAGCGGAGGGCAAGCTCGGAAGGCTCGCGACGGCGCTCGCCGGGCATCCGCTCGCCGGAGCGACCGGGATGGGCCACACGCGGTGGGCGACCCACGGCCGGCCCTCGGAGACCAACGCCCACCCGCATCTCGTGGACGGCGTCGCCGTGATCCACAACGGCATCCTGGAGAACCACCTCGTGCTCCGGCGCGAGCTCGAGGAGGCGGGCGCCAAGTTCGCCTCCGAGACCGACACCGAGATCCTCGCCCACCTGATCTCCCGCGCCCTGGCCCGGAAGGCGGACCTGATGGGCGCCGTGCGGGAGGCGCTCGGCAAGGTCCGCGGCTCGTACGCCCTGGCCGTGATCTGGGACAAGGAGCCGAAACGCATCGTCGTGGCCAAGAACGCGTCGCCGCTCGTGATAGGCGTGGGCGACGGCGAGATGTTCGCCGCGTCCGACGTGCCGGCGATCCTCTCGCACACGAACCGGATGATCTTCCTCGAGGAGGGGGAGATCGCGGAGCTCACCTGCGACGGCGCCAAGATCGAGACGCTCGCCGGTGCGCCCGTGAACCGCCCTTTCAAGACGATCAACTGGACCCCGGTGCAGGCGGAGAAGGGCGGGTTCAAGCACTTCATGCTCAAGGAGATCCACGAGCAGCCGCGCGCGATCGAGGACACGCTGCGCGGCCGCGTCTCCGTGGAGGGGTCGGGCGTCGCCACGGAGCTGATGGGGCTCGACGATCCGTCGGCGCGGCGCATCCGGCGCGTGGTGCTCGTCGCGTGCGGCACGTCGTACCACGCGGCGCTCGTCGGCAAGTACTGGATCGAGTCGCTCGCCCAGGTGCCGTCCGAGGTGGAGCTCGCGAGCGAGTACCGCGCCCGCGGCCCGCTCGTCGACCCGAACGACCTCATCGTCGCGGTGTCGCAGTCCGGCGAGACGCTCGACACGCTCGAGGCGGTCCGCGTGGCCCGAGGCGGCGGCGCGCGGATCCTCGCGATCTCCAACGTGCTCGACTCGGCGATCCCCCGCGCGTCGGACGGCGCGCTGTACACGCACGCCGGCCCCGAGATCGGCGTCGCGTCGACGAAGTGCTTCTCGGCGCAGCTCGCGGCGCTGTTCATGCTCGCCGTGCACCTCGGCCGGCGGCGCGGGACGCTTGAGAAGCCCCGCGCCAGGGAGATGCTGGAGGGGCTGATCAAGGTGCCGGCGCTGATCCGCGAAATCACCGACGCGAGCGGCGCGGTGGCCGAGATCGCGCAGGTCCACGCCTCCGCGCGCGACTTCCTCTTCCTCGGGCGCGGCCTGTCGTACCCGATCGCGCTCGAGGGCGCCCTCAAGCTCAAGGAGATCTCGTACGTCCACGCCGAGGGGTACGCCGCGGGCGAGATGAAGCACGGGCCGATCGCGCTCATCGACGAGCGGATGCCGGTGGTCGTCGTGATGCCGAGCGACGGCTCGCTCGAGCGGATCGCCGGCAACGTGCAGGAGGTGCTCGCGCGGGGCGGCAAGGTGATCGCGATCGCCACGCGCGGCGAGCGGATGATCGACCGGCTCGACGTGGCGCGGATCGACGTCCCGCCCTGCCCGGTGGAGCTCACGCCGCTCCTCACCGTCGTGCCGCTGCAGCTGCTCGCCTACCACCTCGCCGACCTCAAGGGCTCGGACATCGACCAGCCGCGCAACCTCGCGAAGACCGTC